Proteins encoded in a region of the Manis javanica isolate MJ-LG chromosome 15, MJ_LKY, whole genome shotgun sequence genome:
- the NEFH gene encoding neurofilament heavy polypeptide isoform X2, with translation MMSFSGAEALLGAPFAPLHGGGSLHYALARKGGARSAAGSSSGFHSWARTSVSSVSAAPARFRGAAATSSTDSLDTLSNGPEGCVVAAAAARSEKEQLQALNDRFAGYIDKVRQLEAHNRSLEGEAAALRQQHAGRAAMGELYEREVREMRGAVLRLGAARGQLRLEQEHLLEDIAHVRQRLDDEARQREEAEAAARALARFAQEAEAARVDLQKKAQALQEECGYLRRHHQEEVGELLGQIQGCGAAQAQVQAEARDALKCDVTSALREIRAQLEGHAVHSTLQSEEWFRVRLDRLSEAAKVNTDAMRSAQEEITEYRRQLQSRTIELEALKGTKDSLERQRSELEDRHQADIASYQEAIQQLDAELRNTKWEMAAQLREYQELLNVKMALDIEIAAYRKLLEGEECRIGFGPSPFSLPEGLPQIPTMSTHVKVKSEEKIKVVEKPEKETVIVEEQTEEIQVTEEVTEEEEKEAKEEEGEEEAEGGEEEAKSPPAEVASPVKEEAKSPAEAKSPAEAKSPEKEEAKSPAEAKSPEKAKSPEKVKSPVKEEAKSPEKAKSPVKEEAKSPEKVKSPVKEEAKSPAEAKSPVKEEAKSPEKAKSPEKAKSPVKEEAKSPAEAKSPEKAKSPVKEEAKSPEKAKSPVKEEAKSPEKAKSPEKAKSPVKEEAKSPEKAKSPVKEEAKSPEKAKSPVKEEAKSPEKAKSPVKEEAKSPEKAKSPVKEEAKSPEKAKSPVKEEAKSPEKAKSPVKEEAKSPAEAKSPEKAKTLDVKSPEAKTPAKEEVRSPADIKSPEKAKSPVKEVKSPEKVKSPEKEVPRKEEKPQEVKAKEPPKKVEEEKVPATPKTEEKYSKKDEVPKKESPKPEVQEREPAVEKPKESKVEAKKEEAEDKKKAATPEKEAPAKVKEEAKPKEKTEVAKKEPDDTKAKEPSKAAEKEPEKPKKEERPAATEKKDAKEEKAAEKPQTEAQAKEELSKEGPKAKMEKAEKSSSTDQKDSRPPEKATEGQATKGEK, from the exons ATGATGAGCTTCAGCGGCGCAGAGGCGCTGCTGGGCGCCCCGTTCGCGCCGCTTCACGGAGGCGGCAGCCTGCACTATGCGCTGGCTCGCAAGGGCGGCGCGCGCTCCGCGGCCGGCTCGTCCAGCGGCTTCCACTCGTGGGCACGGACGTCCGTGAGCTCCGTGTCGGCCGCACCCGCCCGCTTCCGCGGCGCGGCAGCCACCTCAAGCACCGACTCACTAGACACGCTGAGCAATGGACCGGAGGGCTGCGTGGTGGCAGCGGCGGCGGCACGCAGCGAAAAAGAGCAGCTGCAGGCGCTGAACGACCGGTTCGCCGGCTACATCGACAAGGTGCGGCAGCTCGAGGCTCACAACCGCAGCCTGGAGGGCGAGGCAGCGGCGCTGCGGCAGCAGCACGCAGGCCGCGCCGCCATGGGCGAGCTGTACGAGCGCGAGGTGCGGGAGATGCGCGGCGCCGTGCTGCGCCTGGGAGCCGCGCGGGGCCAGCTGCGCCTGGAGCAGGAGCACCTGCTGGAAGACATTGCGCACGTGCGACAGCGCCTAGACGACGAGGCCCGGCAGCGGGAGGAGGCTGAGGCGGCGGCGCGCGCACTGGCGCGTTTTGCCCAGGAGGCCGAGGCGGCCCGCGTCGACCTGCAGAAAAAGGCTCAAGCACTGCAAGAGGAGTGCGGCTACCTAAGGCGTCACCACCAGGAGGAGGTGGGCGAGCTGCTTGGCCAGATCCAGGGCTGTGGCGCCGCGCAGGCGCAGGTACAGGCAGAGGCGCGCGACGCCCTGAAGTGCGACGTGACGTCGGCGCTGCGGGAGATCCGCGCCCAACTCGAAGGCCACGCGGTGCACAGCACGCTGCAGTCGGAGGAATGGTTCCGAG TGCGGTTGGACCGACTGTCAGAGGCAGCCAAGGTGAACACAGACGCCATGCGCTCAGCACAGGAGGAGATAACTGAGTACCGCCGCCAGCTGCAGTCCAGGACCATAGAACTGGAGGCGCTCAAAGGCACCAAGGACTCTCTGGAAAGGCAGCGCTCCGAGCTGGAGGACCGTCATCAGGCTGACATTGCATCCTACCAG GAAGCCATCCAGCAGCTGGACGCTGAGCTCAGGAACACAAAGTGGGAGATGGCAGCCCAGCTCCGAGAGTACCAGGAGCTGCTCAATGTCAAGATGGCTCTGGATATCGAGATTGCTGCCTACAG AAAACTCCTGGAGGGTGAAGAGTGTCGAATTGGCTTTGGCCCGAGTCCTTTCTCCCTTCCAGAAGGACTCCCCCAAATCCCCACCATGTCTACTCACGTAAAGGTCAAAAGTGAAGAGAAGATCAAGGTGGTAGAAAAGCCAGAGAAGGAAACCGTAATTGTGGAGGAACAGACTGAGGAGATCCAAGTGACTGAAGAAGTGActgaagaagaggagaaagaggccaaagaggaggagggtgaggaggaagcagaagggggagaagaagaagcaAAGTCCCCGCCAGCAGAAGTAGCATCCCCAGTGAAGGAAGAGGCCAAGTCCCCAGCCGAGGCCAAGTCCCCAGCCGAGGCCAAGTCCCCAGAGAAGGAAGAGGCCAAGTCCCCAGCCGAGGCCAAGTCCCCAGAGAAGGCCAAGTCCCCAGAGAAGGTCAAGTCCCCAGTGAAGGAAGAGGCCAAGTCCCCAGAGAAGGCCAAGTCCCCAGTGAAGGAAGAGGCCAAGTCCCCAGAGAAGGTCAAGTCCCCAGTGAAGGAAGAGGCCAAGTCCCCAGCTGAGGCCAAGTCCCCAGTAAAGGAAGAGGCCAAGTCCCCAGAGAAG GCCAAGTCCCCAGAGAAGGCCAAGTCCCCAGTGAAGGAAGAGGCCAAGTCCCCAGCTGAGGCCAAGTCCCCAGAGAAGGCCAAGTCCCCAGTGAAGGAAGAGGCCAAGTCCCCAGAGAAGGCCAAGTCCCCAGTGAAGGAAGAGGCCAAGTCCCCAGAGAAGGCCAAGTCCCCAGAGAAGGCCAAGTCCCCAGTGAAGGAAGAGGCCAAGTCCCCAGAGAAGGCCAAGTCCCCAGTGAAGGAAGAGGCCAAGTCCCCAGAGAAGGCCAAGTCCCCAGTGAAGGAAGAGGCCAAGTCCCCAGAGAAGGCCAAGTCCCCAGTGAAGGAAGAGGCCAAGTCCCCAGAGAAGGCCAAGTCCCCAGTGAAGGAAGAGGCCAAGTCCCCAGAGAAGGCCAAGTCCCCAGTGAAGGAAGAGGCCAAGTCCCCAGAGAAGGCCAAGTCCCCAGTGAAGGAAGAGGCCAAGTCCCCAGCCGAGGCCAAGTCCCCAGAGAAGGCCAAGACTCTTGATGTGAAGTCCCCAGAAGCCAAGACCCCAGCAAAGGAGGAAGTAAGGTCTCCTGCAGACATTAAGTCCCCTGAAAAGGCAAAAAGCCCTGTCAAGGAGGTCAAGTCCCCAGAGAAGGTCAAGTCTCCTGAGAAGGAAGTccccaggaaggaagagaaaccccAGGAGGTGAAAGCCAAAGAGCCCCCAAAGAAGGTAGAGGAAGAGAAAGTTCCAGCCACACCAAAAACTGAGGAGAAGTACAGCAAGAAAGATGAAGTGCCCAAGAAAGAGTCTCCAAAACCTGAGGTCCAGGAGAGGGAACCTGCTGTGGAGAAGCCCAAAGAATCCAAAGTTGAAGCCAAGAAGGAAGAGGCTGAAGACAAGAAAAAAGCAGCAACTCCAGAGAAGGAAGCTCCTGCCAAAGTGAAGGAAGAGGCCAAACCCAAAGAGAAGACTGAGGTGGCCAAGAAGGAGCCAGATGACACCAAGGCCAAAGAACCCAGCAAAGCCGCCGAGAAGGAGCCGGAGAAgccaaagaaggaagagaggccaGCAGCGACTGAGAAAAAAGACGCCAAGGAGGAGAAGGCCGCAGAGAAACCCCAGACGGAAGCCCAAGCCAAGGAAGAGCTCAGCAAGGAGGGCCCCAAGGCCAAGATGGAAAAAGCCGAGAAGTCTTCCAGCACAGACCAGAAGGACAGCAGGCCTCCAGAGAAGGCCACAGAAGGCCAGGCCAccaagggggagaaataa
- the NEFH gene encoding neurofilament heavy polypeptide isoform X1 → MMSFSGAEALLGAPFAPLHGGGSLHYALARKGGARSAAGSSSGFHSWARTSVSSVSAAPARFRGAAATSSTDSLDTLSNGPEGCVVAAAAARSEKEQLQALNDRFAGYIDKVRQLEAHNRSLEGEAAALRQQHAGRAAMGELYEREVREMRGAVLRLGAARGQLRLEQEHLLEDIAHVRQRLDDEARQREEAEAAARALARFAQEAEAARVDLQKKAQALQEECGYLRRHHQEEVGELLGQIQGCGAAQAQVQAEARDALKCDVTSALREIRAQLEGHAVHSTLQSEEWFRVRLDRLSEAAKVNTDAMRSAQEEITEYRRQLQSRTIELEALKGTKDSLERQRSELEDRHQADIASYQEAIQQLDAELRNTKWEMAAQLREYQELLNVKMALDIEIAAYRKLLEGEECRIGFGPSPFSLPEGLPQIPTMSTHVKVKSEEKIKVVEKPEKETVIVEEQTEEIQVTEEVTEEEEKEAKEEEGEEEAEGGEEEAKSPPAEVASPVKEEAKSPAEAKSPAEAKSPEKEEAKSPAEAKSPEKAKSPEKVKSPVKEEAKSPEKAKSPVKEEAKSPEKVKSPVKEEAKSPAEAKSPVKEEAKSPEKVKSPVKEEAKSPEKAKSPEKAKSPVKEEAKSPAEAKSPEKAKSPVKEEAKSPEKAKSPVKEEAKSPEKAKSPEKAKSPVKEEAKSPEKAKSPVKEEAKSPEKAKSPVKEEAKSPEKAKSPVKEEAKSPEKAKSPVKEEAKSPEKAKSPVKEEAKSPEKAKSPVKEEAKSPAEAKSPEKAKTLDVKSPEAKTPAKEEVRSPADIKSPEKAKSPVKEVKSPEKVKSPEKEVPRKEEKPQEVKAKEPPKKVEEEKVPATPKTEEKYSKKDEVPKKESPKPEVQEREPAVEKPKESKVEAKKEEAEDKKKAATPEKEAPAKVKEEAKPKEKTEVAKKEPDDTKAKEPSKAAEKEPEKPKKEERPAATEKKDAKEEKAAEKPQTEAQAKEELSKEGPKAKMEKAEKSSSTDQKDSRPPEKATEGQATKGEK, encoded by the exons ATGATGAGCTTCAGCGGCGCAGAGGCGCTGCTGGGCGCCCCGTTCGCGCCGCTTCACGGAGGCGGCAGCCTGCACTATGCGCTGGCTCGCAAGGGCGGCGCGCGCTCCGCGGCCGGCTCGTCCAGCGGCTTCCACTCGTGGGCACGGACGTCCGTGAGCTCCGTGTCGGCCGCACCCGCCCGCTTCCGCGGCGCGGCAGCCACCTCAAGCACCGACTCACTAGACACGCTGAGCAATGGACCGGAGGGCTGCGTGGTGGCAGCGGCGGCGGCACGCAGCGAAAAAGAGCAGCTGCAGGCGCTGAACGACCGGTTCGCCGGCTACATCGACAAGGTGCGGCAGCTCGAGGCTCACAACCGCAGCCTGGAGGGCGAGGCAGCGGCGCTGCGGCAGCAGCACGCAGGCCGCGCCGCCATGGGCGAGCTGTACGAGCGCGAGGTGCGGGAGATGCGCGGCGCCGTGCTGCGCCTGGGAGCCGCGCGGGGCCAGCTGCGCCTGGAGCAGGAGCACCTGCTGGAAGACATTGCGCACGTGCGACAGCGCCTAGACGACGAGGCCCGGCAGCGGGAGGAGGCTGAGGCGGCGGCGCGCGCACTGGCGCGTTTTGCCCAGGAGGCCGAGGCGGCCCGCGTCGACCTGCAGAAAAAGGCTCAAGCACTGCAAGAGGAGTGCGGCTACCTAAGGCGTCACCACCAGGAGGAGGTGGGCGAGCTGCTTGGCCAGATCCAGGGCTGTGGCGCCGCGCAGGCGCAGGTACAGGCAGAGGCGCGCGACGCCCTGAAGTGCGACGTGACGTCGGCGCTGCGGGAGATCCGCGCCCAACTCGAAGGCCACGCGGTGCACAGCACGCTGCAGTCGGAGGAATGGTTCCGAG TGCGGTTGGACCGACTGTCAGAGGCAGCCAAGGTGAACACAGACGCCATGCGCTCAGCACAGGAGGAGATAACTGAGTACCGCCGCCAGCTGCAGTCCAGGACCATAGAACTGGAGGCGCTCAAAGGCACCAAGGACTCTCTGGAAAGGCAGCGCTCCGAGCTGGAGGACCGTCATCAGGCTGACATTGCATCCTACCAG GAAGCCATCCAGCAGCTGGACGCTGAGCTCAGGAACACAAAGTGGGAGATGGCAGCCCAGCTCCGAGAGTACCAGGAGCTGCTCAATGTCAAGATGGCTCTGGATATCGAGATTGCTGCCTACAG AAAACTCCTGGAGGGTGAAGAGTGTCGAATTGGCTTTGGCCCGAGTCCTTTCTCCCTTCCAGAAGGACTCCCCCAAATCCCCACCATGTCTACTCACGTAAAGGTCAAAAGTGAAGAGAAGATCAAGGTGGTAGAAAAGCCAGAGAAGGAAACCGTAATTGTGGAGGAACAGACTGAGGAGATCCAAGTGACTGAAGAAGTGActgaagaagaggagaaagaggccaaagaggaggagggtgaggaggaagcagaagggggagaagaagaagcaAAGTCCCCGCCAGCAGAAGTAGCATCCCCAGTGAAGGAAGAGGCCAAGTCCCCAGCCGAGGCCAAGTCCCCAGCCGAGGCCAAGTCCCCAGAGAAGGAAGAGGCCAAGTCCCCAGCCGAGGCCAAGTCCCCAGAGAAGGCCAAGTCCCCAGAGAAGGTCAAGTCCCCAGTGAAGGAAGAGGCCAAGTCCCCAGAGAAGGCCAAGTCCCCAGTGAAGGAAGAGGCCAAGTCCCCAGAGAAGGTCAAGTCCCCAGTGAAGGAAGAGGCCAAGTCCCCAGCTGAGGCCAAGTCCCCAGTAAAGGAAGAGGCCAAGTCCCCAGAGAAGGTCAAGTCCCCAGTGAAGGAAGAGGCCAAGTCCCCAGAGAAGGCCAAGTCCCCAGAGAAGGCCAAGTCCCCAGTGAAGGAAGAGGCCAAGTCCCCAGCTGAGGCCAAGTCCCCAGAGAAGGCCAAGTCCCCAGTGAAGGAAGAGGCCAAGTCCCCAGAGAAGGCCAAGTCCCCAGTGAAGGAAGAGGCCAAGTCCCCAGAGAAGGCCAAGTCCCCAGAGAAGGCCAAGTCCCCAGTGAAGGAAGAGGCCAAGTCCCCAGAGAAGGCCAAGTCCCCAGTGAAGGAAGAGGCCAAGTCCCCAGAGAAGGCCAAGTCCCCAGTGAAGGAAGAGGCCAAGTCCCCAGAGAAGGCCAAGTCCCCAGTGAAGGAAGAGGCCAAGTCCCCAGAGAAGGCCAAGTCCCCAGTGAAGGAAGAGGCCAAGTCCCCAGAGAAGGCCAAGTCCCCAGTGAAGGAAGAGGCCAAGTCCCCAGAGAAGGCCAAGTCCCCAGTGAAGGAAGAGGCCAAGTCCCCAGCCGAGGCCAAGTCCCCAGAGAAGGCCAAGACTCTTGATGTGAAGTCCCCAGAAGCCAAGACCCCAGCAAAGGAGGAAGTAAGGTCTCCTGCAGACATTAAGTCCCCTGAAAAGGCAAAAAGCCCTGTCAAGGAGGTCAAGTCCCCAGAGAAGGTCAAGTCTCCTGAGAAGGAAGTccccaggaaggaagagaaaccccAGGAGGTGAAAGCCAAAGAGCCCCCAAAGAAGGTAGAGGAAGAGAAAGTTCCAGCCACACCAAAAACTGAGGAGAAGTACAGCAAGAAAGATGAAGTGCCCAAGAAAGAGTCTCCAAAACCTGAGGTCCAGGAGAGGGAACCTGCTGTGGAGAAGCCCAAAGAATCCAAAGTTGAAGCCAAGAAGGAAGAGGCTGAAGACAAGAAAAAAGCAGCAACTCCAGAGAAGGAAGCTCCTGCCAAAGTGAAGGAAGAGGCCAAACCCAAAGAGAAGACTGAGGTGGCCAAGAAGGAGCCAGATGACACCAAGGCCAAAGAACCCAGCAAAGCCGCCGAGAAGGAGCCGGAGAAgccaaagaaggaagagaggccaGCAGCGACTGAGAAAAAAGACGCCAAGGAGGAGAAGGCCGCAGAGAAACCCCAGACGGAAGCCCAAGCCAAGGAAGAGCTCAGCAAGGAGGGCCCCAAGGCCAAGATGGAAAAAGCCGAGAAGTCTTCCAGCACAGACCAGAAGGACAGCAGGCCTCCAGAGAAGGCCACAGAAGGCCAGGCCAccaagggggagaaataa